In the genome of bacterium, the window CGACCGGCGGGATGGATCCGCCGGTCGATTTCGCTTGTCAAACCCGGTCGCGACAGGACAGATTGGCGGCCCTTTTGCCCCGACGCCGGGAGAAACTGTATCGCTTTTTGGCTGTTGGCTAAACCCAATACCTAATGACCCGATAACCCAAATCGTATCCTCTCCCGGCCTACAATCTGACCCGGCTGGGGAACAGAATCGGATACGGAGACGTTGGAACCGGGCGGGTCAGGACAGCCAACACAAACGTAAGGTTAATATGGCCAAGAACTTAGTAATCGTCGAGTCGCCGACCAAGACAAAGACGCTCAAGAAATTCCTCGGGGCGAACTATGATGTGGCCGCCACGATGGGGCACATAGTTGACTTGCCGAGCAGCCGTCTGGGCGTCGATGTGGAAAACGACTTCCGGCCCGAATACGAACAAATCGAAGGTAAAGAGAAGGTAATCAAGACCTTAAAAGAGGCGGCCAAGAAGGCCGACGTCATCTATCTCGCTCCCGATCCTGATCGCGAGGGAGAGGCCATTGCGTGGCATGTAGCCGGCATTCTCAAGGGCTCGAAGGCCAAACTACGCCGTGCTACATTTAATGAGATCACCAAGAGCGCCGTGATTGAGGCGCTGAAGAACGCGGGCTCCATCGACCAGAACAAAGTCGATGCCCAGCAGGCCCGCCGTGTCCTCGACCGGCTGGTCGGCTACCAGATCAGCCCCTTCCTCTGGAAGACGGTCTGCCGTGGATTGTCGGCCGGTCGGGTCCAATCGGTCGCGTTGCGTCTGGTCTGCGAGCGCGAGGCCGAGATCCGCGCCTTCGTGCCGCAGGAATACTGGTCGATCGGCGTCGAATTGTACAAGAAGGGTGACAAGGCCAAGGCCAGCTTTACGGCCGTGGTCGCCGAGCGCGACGGCGAAAAGCTCGACATCCTTGAAGGCGCCACCGCCCGGCGCATCGAAGCGGAATTGCGCGAAGCCGACTACAGCGTGGCTGCGGTCAAGACCACCGACCGCAAGCGACAGCCCTACCCGCCGTATGTGACCTCCACGCTCCAGCAGGATGCCGCGGCACGGATCCGCTTCTCGCCCAAAAAGACCATGTCGGTCGCCCAAGCGCTCTATGAGGGCGTCGAAGTCGGCGACAAGGGCGCGGTCGGTCTCATTACCTACATGCGCACCGATTCGACCCGCGTGGCGCAGGAAGCCCAACAGGCCGCGCGCGAGTTCATCGTCAGCGAGTACGGCAAGGATTACTGCCCGGAAACCCCGCCGGTCTACACGTCCAAGAAGCGGACCCAGGACGCCCACGAAGCGATCCGTCCGACCTACTTCGACCTGCCGCCGGCCACGGTCAAGAAGTACCTGAGCGCCGATCAGTTGAAGCTCTACACGCTGATCTGGAACCGCTTCGTCGCCTCACAAATGGCACCGGCCGAAATCGAGCGCACCTCGGTTGACATCACCGCCGCGGTCGCCGATCCCAAGTCAAAGAAGGGACATCGCTACACACTGAAAACCGGCGCCGAAAAGGTGGTCTTCCCCGGATTCCTCAAAGTCTACGAGGATGTCGCCGAGGAAAACGGCAATGGCAACGGCAACGGCAAGAAGGTCGTGGCCCTGCCCAAGCTGGCGGAACACGACCCGCTGGTCATGGTCGATGTGCTCCCCGAGCAGCACTGGACCAAACCGCCGGCGCGCTACACCGAGGCCTCGCTGGTCAAGGAACTTGAGGCCAACGGCATCGGCCGTCCGTCGACCTACGCCCAGATCATCTCCACCATCCTGGCGCGCAACTATGTCAAGCTGGAGGAGCGCCGTCTGTATCCGACCGGGCTGGGCGAGACGGTCAATGCGATTCTGGTCGACGCCTTCCCCGAGATGTTCAATGTCGAGTTCACCGCCGAAATGGAACTGGAACTCGACCGCATCGAGGAAGGGACTGAAACCTGGACCGAGATCATGCACGCCTTTTATGGTCCCCTGTCCGGCTCCCTGGCGCACGCGTCCGAGCGCGTTGCCGAGATCAAACAGTCGCACCGCGAAGTCCTGCCCGATCCCTGCCCCGAATGCGGATCGCAGTTGATCGTGCGCTGGTCACGTTCCGGCAAGTTCATTGCCTGCTCGGCCTATCCGAAGTGCCGCTACACCAGCGATCCCGATCGCAAGGAGGCCGCAGCCGCCGAGCCGACCGACCAGGTCTGCGAAAAGTGCGGCGCGCCGATGGTGATCAAGAGCGGACGTTTCGGACGTTTCCTTGCCTGCTCGGCCTATCCGACCTGCAAGAACACCAAGCCGATTCCGACCGGCGTCAAGTGCCCTGAGGACGGCTGCAACGGCGAACTGGTGCCGCGGCGCACCCGCTTCGGACGGCCCTTCTATTCATGCTCGAATTACCCGAACTGCAAGTATGCCGTCTGGGACCGGCCGGTGCCGCGCGAGTGCCCGCAATGCCACTCGCCGTTCATGCTGGCCAAATCGACCAAGGCCAAGGGCGAGCATTTCCTCTGCCCGGTCTGCAAGCATGTGGTCATGGCCGAAACGGCTGTGGAACAACCCGAGCCAGTCGAAGCCTGATTGATCCGACAGAATCTCTCCTCAGTGAGGAGCAGGCCCCGAGCGGTGACGCTCGGGGCCTGGTTGCATTGGTGATCAGGGCAATCGCCTGCAATCGACGCGGGCCTACCGTGCGGCGGTGGCGCGCGCCGGGGATCCGGCAACGCGCGGCGGCACCGTTCTGTCAATCCCCTGCGGTTGCGTCGAAACCGCCGCTGTGATACCTTGTGCCGTCGCGTTTGTCGAGTCTTGCCGTGTCCGCCATCCGTGGACCGGCGGCCGCGCGAACGCGGGGATGGGGGCATGGCGGACACTTTGTCGGTGTGGGCGGGACGGTTCATGACGGATCTGGCGGGGGCGCGTCGCTACTCGCCCTTGACCGTTTTGGCCTACGAGCGTGAGTTGTCTCGTTTTCTCCGCTCGCAGAAACTCGGCGACACGCCACCCGGCGAGCGCGCCTTCTCGCCGCAGCGGTTCCAGAATCACCTCGCATCGCTGGCCGCCGACGGGCTGTCGAATCGCTCGATTGCCCGCTCCGCGGCGGTGCTGCGCTCGTTTCTCTCCTTTCTGTACCGGCAGGGCGCGACGGAGGCCGACTGGGCCGAACGGGTGCCCTCGGTCAAGTTCGCGCCGTCGTTGCCGCGCTTTGTCGGTGAGTCGCAGATGGAGCGCTGGCTGGCGGCGCTGCCGACTGGGACACGCTGGGAAGTGCGCGACCGTGCGTTGGTCGAGTTCATGTACGCCACCGGCGCGCGCGTGGCCGAGGTCGTCGGATTGAACTGGAGCGATCTGCAATTCGAGGACGGCCTCGTGCGCCTCTACGGCAAACGTCGCCGCGAACGGATGGCGCCTCTGGGCGCGCGGGTGCAGGCGACGCTGAAGATGCTGGCCGCCGCCGGCCCCGTCGCCGCGGCCGCGCCGGGCAAACCGGTCTTCGTCAATCGCCGCGAGGGACGGCTCACCACCCGCGCCGTGGCCAACATCATCGCCGAC includes:
- a CDS encoding tyrosine-type recombinase/integrase; protein product: MADTLSVWAGRFMTDLAGARRYSPLTVLAYERELSRFLRSQKLGDTPPGERAFSPQRFQNHLASLAADGLSNRSIARSAAVLRSFLSFLYRQGATEADWAERVPSVKFAPSLPRFVGESQMERWLAALPTGTRWEVRDRALVEFMYATGARVAEVVGLNWSDLQFEDGLVRLYGKRRRERMAPLGARVQATLKMLAAAGPVAAAAPGKPVFVNRREGRLTTRAVANIIADSFARATGGHTSPHRLRHTCATHLLDRGADLLSLQQLLGHQSVSTTQIYTHTTPHRLAEVYRKHFPGEKAG
- the topA gene encoding type I DNA topoisomerase, whose translation is MAKNLVIVESPTKTKTLKKFLGANYDVAATMGHIVDLPSSRLGVDVENDFRPEYEQIEGKEKVIKTLKEAAKKADVIYLAPDPDREGEAIAWHVAGILKGSKAKLRRATFNEITKSAVIEALKNAGSIDQNKVDAQQARRVLDRLVGYQISPFLWKTVCRGLSAGRVQSVALRLVCEREAEIRAFVPQEYWSIGVELYKKGDKAKASFTAVVAERDGEKLDILEGATARRIEAELREADYSVAAVKTTDRKRQPYPPYVTSTLQQDAAARIRFSPKKTMSVAQALYEGVEVGDKGAVGLITYMRTDSTRVAQEAQQAAREFIVSEYGKDYCPETPPVYTSKKRTQDAHEAIRPTYFDLPPATVKKYLSADQLKLYTLIWNRFVASQMAPAEIERTSVDITAAVADPKSKKGHRYTLKTGAEKVVFPGFLKVYEDVAEENGNGNGNGKKVVALPKLAEHDPLVMVDVLPEQHWTKPPARYTEASLVKELEANGIGRPSTYAQIISTILARNYVKLEERRLYPTGLGETVNAILVDAFPEMFNVEFTAEMELELDRIEEGTETWTEIMHAFYGPLSGSLAHASERVAEIKQSHREVLPDPCPECGSQLIVRWSRSGKFIACSAYPKCRYTSDPDRKEAAAAEPTDQVCEKCGAPMVIKSGRFGRFLACSAYPTCKNTKPIPTGVKCPEDGCNGELVPRRTRFGRPFYSCSNYPNCKYAVWDRPVPRECPQCHSPFMLAKSTKAKGEHFLCPVCKHVVMAETAVEQPEPVEA